The Synechococcus sp. MVIR-18-1 region GTTGTGGCCTCCGCGCTCCTTGGAGTGGGCGTCACCCTGCCGATCGGCGGAGCCGACATGCCTGTGGTGATCTCCCTTCTGAATAGCTATTCCGGCGTGGCTGCTGCTGCTGCTGGTTTCGTTGTGGGCAGTCAGCTGCTGATCGTGGCTGGCGCCATGGTGGGCGCTGCCGGTTTGATCCTCACCCAGGTGATGTGCAAAGGCATGAATCGCTCGCTGGTGTCGGTGCTGTTTGGCGGAGCGCTTGGCGCTTCATCCACCGCCTCTAGTGGTGGTGGCGAATACACCAACATCACCAGTTGCAGTGTTGAGGAGTGCGCCCTCACCCTTGAAGCGGCAGAACGGGTGATCATCGTTCCCGGCTATGGCCTCGCTGTGGCCCAAGCCCAGCACACGCTGCGGGAAGTGACTCGCTCCCTCGAAGCCGCTGGAATTGAAGTGGCCTACGCCATTCATCCTGTGGCGGGCCGGATGCCCGGCCACATGAATGTGCTTCTTGCTGAGGCCGATGTGCCCTACGAGCAGCTCAAGGAAATGGATGTCATCAACCCTGACTTTCCTGCCACTGATGTGGTGCTTGTTTTGGGTGCCAACGATGTGGTGAATCCCCAGGCCAAGACCGATCCCAATTCACCGCTCTATGGCATGCCTGTGCTGGATGTTCAGCAGGCTCGCACTGTGTTTGTGGTGAAGCGCGGCATGAGTGCTGGTTATTCGGGCATCAAAAATGACCTGTTTGAACTCGCCAACACCTCCATGGTGTTTGGCGATGCCAAAAAGGTGCTTGGCGATCTGCTGGGAGAGCTCAAGGAGTTAGGTGTCGGTAAGAAATAGATTCGCCTGTGAGCTGGCCTGATCCACACCCAGACCCTCAGCTGCTCAAGCAACTGGGGGTTGCTCCATTTCAACAGCGTCTTCCCTGGTGGGGAGGCGACCTTCAAACTTTGAGGGACACGCTCCGTCCCGTTGATTTGCCCATCGATCAAGGTCAACCCTTAGAGATTCAAGTGCCTGCCCTGAGCAGCGGTGCGGCGGGTTCTGGAGCCTTGCTCTCCTTCCTGGATTGTCCACCAGCTCCGAAGGCGTTGGTGGTTGTGTTACATGGGCTCGGAGGGTCGAGTCGTCGCGAAGGCGTGCGCAGGCTTGGTGTCGCCCTTGGATCAGCGGGTTATGCGGTGCTGCGCCTCAACATGCGCGGAGCTGATCCTGGCCGGCATCTGGCGGGTGGCACCTATGCAGCCCAGTGCAACAGCGACCTTCTTCCCGTGTTGTATCGGGCGCGACAGCTTTGCAGCACCCTGACCTCAAAAGGGACGCCACTGCCCTTGTTTGGAGCTGGGCTTTCCTTGGGGGGAACCATGCTTCTCAATGCATGCCTCTCAACATCAGCTGAACGCGTTGCCGCCGGACTCGACCCAGCAGGTCTGCCCCTGGATGGATTGTTTTGTGCCAGCAGTCCCTTGGATTTGGCGGCCTGCAGTGCCTCGATTGAACGTCCCCGCAATCGTGTGTACCAGCGTTGGTTGCTGCAGCGCTTGGTGCGTCAGACGCTGGCCGATCCCTTTGGCGTGAGCGATTTGGATTTTGAGCGGATGAGTGGTGTTGAGCAACCACGCACGATTCGTGCTTTTGATAGCAGCGTGACAGCGCCTCGCTGGGGATTTGTAGACGTGGATGCTTACTACCGGGAGGCTTCACCGCTCCAGCATTTGATCCAATCGCCCCAGCGTTTGCCTCCCACCCTGATGCTTCAGGCTCTGGATGATCCTTGGGTGCCTGCTTGCTCGGCCCTCGATCTTGGGGAGGCTGTTCCGACGGATGGGCCCATTCAATTGATCTTCACCCGCGAGGGTGGTCACAACGGTTTTCACGGACGAACCGGCTGTTGGGCCGATGCGCTTGCTGCGTCCTGGTTGCAAACGCTCAAGTGAACGTGGTGGTTTTCAAGACCCACTCTTCAACCGGTTGGCCTTGGATGATGTGTTGCTGAAGAATGCTGCTGATGCGTTCTGGCGTGACACCTCCGTACCAGGTGCCATCGGGCCAGACCAACAGGATTGGACCTTGTTCGCAGATGCGTAAGCAATCGGCTTTGCTGCGCAGCACGATGCCTTGAGCCCGGCTTGGATTCTCCAGGTCCAATTCACGCACCTGCCGCTTGAGAGCATCCCAGCTTGCGGCCCCGATGTCTGGATCACAGCACTTGGCTTTCGTTGCTGTGGCGCAGAGCAATAAGTGATGGCTAATCCGCTGGCTCATCTCCTGGCTCATGCGGCCATCGACGCGCTGCTGATGCGCGTCGTGCCGCGGTTCACTTGCTCGCGCACGGCCTGGCGTGCCCATTGATCCACCGCCAACACATCATCAAGACAAGGGTTGGCGGCGAGATCGGGTTTGTGTTGTTCACAGGCTCCCTCGATCATTTTGGGGATATCGAGAAAGTGAATCTTCTCCTCGAGGAATTGGGCAACGGCCTCTTCATTGGCCGCATTAAGCACGGCAGGCATGGTGCCGCCGGCCCGGCCTGCGGCGTAGGCCAGGTCCATGCAGGGATATTTGGCTGGATCCGGTGCGCGGAAACTCAATTGCCCCACTTCGGTGAGATCGAGCCGTCGCCACGGGGTCTCCAGCCTTGAAGGCCAACTCATGCAGTAGAGGATCGGCAACTTCATATCGGGCCAGCCGAGCTGGGCTAAAACCGATGAATCGGCAAGCTCCACCATCGAATGGATGATGCTTTGAGGATGAATCACGATCTCGATGTGGTCGTAATCCAGTCCAAACAGATAGTGAGCCTCAATCACCTCCAGCCCCTTATTCATCAGCGAGGCTGAATCCACGGTGATTTTTTTGCCCATGCTCCAGTTGGGATGGGAGGTGGCATCGGCCACCGTTGCCTTTTCGAGATCAGCGGCTGACCAATCACGAAAGGCACCACCGGAGGCGGTGAGTTGAATGCGGCGCAGGCCAGGTGTTGGCACCCCAGTGGAGAGACGGGCGGTGTCGCTCCAAGGTGTTCCTTGCAGGCACTGAAAGATGGCGGAGTGTTCCGAGTCGGCAGGAAGCAGGCGGCTGCCGCTTTTCTTCAGCTCAGGCAGGACCACTGGACCAGCGGCAATCAGGGTTTCCTTGTTGGCAACGGCCAGGTCTTTTCCCGCACGAATCGCTGCCAGGGTGGGCAGCAATCCGGCGCAGCCCACGATTCCGGTGACAACGAGATCAGCGGCATCCCAGGACGCCGCCACATCGAGGCCTTCAGGTCCACCCACCAATTGCGGCAAGGGTTCCGGGCGTGTATCGGCAGGCAGGGCCATCAGCCTGTCTTTGAGCTCAGCAAGCAGTGCTGGATCCGCTAGGGCGACCACATCAGGGCGATGCCTCTGGATTTGAGACACGAGCAGGCTGAGATTGCGCCCAGCACTGAGCGCCACCACCCGAAATTGATCGGGGAAATCCTCAACGATCTCCAGGGTCTGCGTGCCAATGGAGCCAGTGGAGCCCAGAACGCTGATGGCTTTCACAGGGATCCAGGCAATTGATCACAGTTTCCCACCCCAATGCCTGCGCCTGGCAAACTTCGCAGCATTACGGATGAACTCAGGCTGATGGCGCTGAAGGAGCACTGGCGATCCGGATTGGGATTTGTGTTGGCCGCGGCTGGTAGCGCCGTGGGTTTAGGCAACCTCTGGGGCTTTGCCTATCGCGCCTCCCAGGGAGGTGGAGGTGCCTTCCTGCTGCTCTACGTGCTGATCGTGTTGTTGGTCTGCTTGCCTGTGTTGGTGGCGGAGATGGTGCTGGGCCGCAGTACGGCCCAAAGCCCGTTGCTGGCTCCTGTTGCGGCGGCTGGAGACGCGTGGCGGCCGATGGGATGGCTGTTTTTGCTCGCCTCCTGCGGAATTTTGGCGTTCTATGCGGTGCTGATGGGCTGGACGGGTCACACCCTCGTTCATGCCCTATGGGTGGGGTTGCCAGACGATATGGAGACAGCTGAATCGCTGTTTGCATCGGTGAGCACTGGAAATAGTGCCCTACTGGGTCAGGGGGGCAGTCTTGCCTTAACCGCTGCGGTGGTGGCTTCTGGTGTGCAGGGCGGCATCGAGCGTCTCTCGCGTTGGGCTCTGCCTCTGCTGTTTGTGTTGTTGGTTGGCTTG contains the following coding sequences:
- a CDS encoding NAD(P)(+) transhydrogenase (Re/Si-specific) subunit beta, which codes for MSDFFKYAIDLVAVLLLAFGIKGLSKVRSARGANQLAAVAMGLAVIGLLGSYLGQPSLNAQAWTWILAGTAVGGVLGAITAQRVPMTSMPEVVALFNGCGGMSSLLVALAAALYPAALDATGIVAVVSIVISVFVGSITFTGSIVAMAKLQGWLSTPPWMQSKARHVVNIALAVVSLIAAVEMIRNGGSGLWLLVVASALLGVGVTLPIGGADMPVVISLLNSYSGVAAAAAGFVVGSQLLIVAGAMVGAAGLILTQVMCKGMNRSLVSVLFGGALGASSTASSGGGEYTNITSCSVEECALTLEAAERVIIVPGYGLAVAQAQHTLREVTRSLEAAGIEVAYAIHPVAGRMPGHMNVLLAEADVPYEQLKEMDVINPDFPATDVVLVLGANDVVNPQAKTDPNSPLYGMPVLDVQQARTVFVVKRGMSAGYSGIKNDLFELANTSMVFGDAKKVLGDLLGELKELGVGKK
- a CDS encoding YheT family hydrolase, giving the protein MSWPDPHPDPQLLKQLGVAPFQQRLPWWGGDLQTLRDTLRPVDLPIDQGQPLEIQVPALSSGAAGSGALLSFLDCPPAPKALVVVLHGLGGSSRREGVRRLGVALGSAGYAVLRLNMRGADPGRHLAGGTYAAQCNSDLLPVLYRARQLCSTLTSKGTPLPLFGAGLSLGGTMLLNACLSTSAERVAAGLDPAGLPLDGLFCASSPLDLAACSASIERPRNRVYQRWLLQRLVRQTLADPFGVSDLDFERMSGVEQPRTIRAFDSSVTAPRWGFVDVDAYYREASPLQHLIQSPQRLPPTLMLQALDDPWVPACSALDLGEAVPTDGPIQLIFTREGGHNGFHGRTGCWADALAASWLQTLK
- a CDS encoding ferredoxin; translated protein: MSQRISHHLLLCATATKAKCCDPDIGAASWDALKRQVRELDLENPSRAQGIVLRSKADCLRICEQGPILLVWPDGTWYGGVTPERISSILQQHIIQGQPVEEWVLKTTTFT
- a CDS encoding 1-deoxy-D-xylulose-5-phosphate reductoisomerase; amino-acid sequence: MKAISVLGSTGSIGTQTLEIVEDFPDQFRVVALSAGRNLSLLVSQIQRHRPDVVALADPALLAELKDRLMALPADTRPEPLPQLVGGPEGLDVAASWDAADLVVTGIVGCAGLLPTLAAIRAGKDLAVANKETLIAAGPVVLPELKKSGSRLLPADSEHSAIFQCLQGTPWSDTARLSTGVPTPGLRRIQLTASGGAFRDWSAADLEKATVADATSHPNWSMGKKITVDSASLMNKGLEVIEAHYLFGLDYDHIEIVIHPQSIIHSMVELADSSVLAQLGWPDMKLPILYCMSWPSRLETPWRRLDLTEVGQLSFRAPDPAKYPCMDLAYAAGRAGGTMPAVLNAANEEAVAQFLEEKIHFLDIPKMIEGACEQHKPDLAANPCLDDVLAVDQWARQAVREQVNRGTTRISSASMAA